The DNA sequence CGCTCTTCATCTTCTTTATCCTCCTTTTCTGGTCTACTCAATATAAAGTCTTCATTGAGACTGACCTTTTCTTCTGTAATAATGGGTCTTCTTTGATTATCTTGATTAAATTTTAATAAATATGTCCATTGATTTGCTTCATCCTCTAAGAAAAAGTTGATAGATATATCGCTATACCTTCTTGCCCAAAAACATCTAAGGTTTGATACGCCACCCCTTTTCTTATTAACGGCTTGAGTTAAACCTCCGCCAGGCATACATATTTCTCTTATAAATCTAAATATATCAAGGAAATTTGATTTTCCACTAGCGTTAGGACCAATAAGAAACAACCTATGGCCTATTTTTACATCCGCTTCTTTAAAATTTTTCCAGTTATGTATGACGATCCTATTTAACAACATGGGATCCCTTTCTTTATTAGAAGCGGCCTTGCCCACCTTCCGGCAGATCCACTAGCCCCCGTCGGACTAGGCCTCGACGATCCCCCGACCTGCGGGCCCACCTTACTTGACGTTGGCTTTGCCGGCCTTCCGGCGGGGTATCTTTCTGCAAACACGCCCCCGGGTACCGGCCCCCCAACTTACCGGCCCACCTTATTTGACGTTGGCCTTGCCGGCCTTCTGGCGGACCCACTCGCCGTCGTAGCGGATGCCCTTGCCCTTGTAGGGCTCGGGCGGGCGGATGCGGCGCACCTGGGCCGCGATCTCGCCCACGAGCTGTTTGTCCGGACCGGAGATGGTGATGACGGTGAAGTCGCCCCGCTGCACGGTGGAAAAAGAGAGCGTCTCCGGCGGCTCGACCGTCACCTGATGGCTGAAGCCCACGTTGAGGACGAGGTTGCGGCCCTCGACCTTGGCCCGGTAGCCGGTGCCGCGTATCTCCAGCTTTTTCTCGAAGCCCCGGGACACCCCCTCGACCAGGTTGGCGATGAGGCTGCGGTAGAGGCCGTGGCGTGACTTGGACGATTTGGAGTCGTCGGGCCGGGAGACGAGGACCTTCCCATCCTCGACCCGCGCGGTGATGGGGTCGGTGAGTTCGACGGCGAGCTCGCCCTTGGGGCCCTTTACGCTCACCCGACGCCCGTCCACGGCGACCTGCACCTTGTCGGGGATTTCGATGGGTTTCATGCCGATGCGGCTCATTACGGCTCCTGGTTACCAGACACGGCAGATCAGCTCTC is a window from the bacterium genome containing:
- a CDS encoding AAA family ATPase, with the translated sequence MGKAASNKERDPMLLNRIVIHNWKNFKEADVKIGHRLFLIGPNASGKSNFLDIFRFIREICMPGGGLTQAVNKKRGGVSNLRCFWARRYSDISINFFLEDEANQWTYLLKFNQDNQRRPIITEEKVSLNEDFILSRPEKEDKEDEER
- the rplF gene encoding 50S ribosomal protein L6, whose protein sequence is MSRIGMKPIEIPDKVQVAVDGRRVSVKGPKGELAVELTDPITARVEDGKVLVSRPDDSKSSKSRHGLYRSLIANLVEGVSRGFEKKLEIRGTGYRAKVEGRNLVLNVGFSHQVTVEPPETLSFSTVQRGDFTVITISGPDKQLVGEIAAQVRRIRPPEPYKGKGIRYDGEWVRQKAGKANVK